From uncultured Fusobacterium sp., a single genomic window includes:
- a CDS encoding bifunctional oligoribonuclease/PAP phosphatase NrnA, translating into MQKIKEKILESKKIIITAHVNPDGDAVGAGLALLGGIEKLNKDCDVRFILQDKIPDRVKFLKLSDKAELYDSKKEYDFDLAICVDSATIERTGVMKDLIKDSYIINIDHHISNPEYANLNYVLNISSTSEIIYRFLKYCEIEIDTNIGEALYVGLVNDTGNFQHDNVTVKTFEMAGDLVNIGVNNSKIIKEFWNRQSMAAMKLLGQAMYEMEFYPEKELAYFFLSNEDMLKVGGRKEDTENIVEKLISYEKADISLFLREDKPGMIKGSMRSKTDKDVNVIAALFGGGGHKKAAGFSSELPPEEILKIVMENL; encoded by the coding sequence ATGCAAAAAATAAAAGAAAAGATACTAGAGAGCAAAAAAATAATTATAACTGCCCATGTAAATCCTGATGGAGATGCTGTTGGAGCTGGATTAGCTCTTTTGGGTGGAATAGAAAAATTAAATAAAGATTGTGATGTAAGATTTATTTTGCAAGATAAGATACCTGATAGAGTAAAATTTTTAAAACTAAGTGATAAAGCAGAACTATATGATAGTAAAAAAGAGTATGATTTTGATCTAGCTATATGTGTGGATAGTGCAACAATTGAGAGAACTGGAGTAATGAAAGATCTAATAAAAGATAGCTATATAATTAATATAGATCATCATATTAGCAACCCTGAATATGCAAACTTAAATTATGTTTTAAATATATCTTCAACAAGCGAGATTATCTATAGATTTTTAAAATATTGTGAAATAGAAATAGATACTAATATAGGTGAAGCACTATATGTTGGACTTGTAAATGATACTGGAAATTTTCAACATGATAATGTAACAGTAAAAACATTTGAAATGGCAGGAGATTTAGTAAATATTGGAGTTAATAACTCTAAAATTATTAAAGAATTTTGGAATAGACAGAGTATGGCTGCTATGAAACTTCTTGGACAAGCTATGTATGAAATGGAATTTTATCCGGAAAAAGAGTTAGCTTACTTTTTTCTTTCAAATGAAGATATGTTAAAAGTTGGTGGAAGAAAAGAAGATACTGAAAATATAGTTGAAAAATTAATCTCTTATGAAAAAGCTGATATCTCTCTTTTCTTGAGAGAAGATAAGCCTGGAATGATTAAAGGAAGTATGAGAAGTAAAACTGATAAAGATGTAAATGTAATTGCTGCTTTATTTGGTGGTGGTGGACATAAGAAAGCTGCTGGTTTCTCAAGTGAATTACCACCAGAAGAGATTTTAAAAATAGTGATGGAAAATCTTTAG
- a CDS encoding CsgG/HfaB family protein, with translation MINKKVLILATVLFALVGCGKTTIESSIRKDDKITALREYDTYKENKLPKSRVVIGKVKNYTRFGTPRTDSTTKDILVSEFSNTGRFTVLEREDLDTVMEELAFSDSLGQKSLLARQKFLDTDYIVVGSVTKYALNTTGNKSIISKSKEQRAEVVIELKVIDVTNGKVWTETGEGSSRVEFSTILGTGTYGSYNSLEEEAFRAAVIQGVEKIVRRVDSTPWSAAVVKKSGGNIIINSGINSNLRIGTEMEVYKLGAPIEYRGEILGYEEKLVGSAIVTGYIGEDASTLRYDGENFITPAIVKIKK, from the coding sequence ATGATAAATAAAAAAGTTTTAATTTTAGCCACTGTACTCTTTGCACTTGTTGGTTGTGGAAAAACAACTATAGAGAGTAGTATAAGAAAAGATGATAAGATAACAGCCCTTAGAGAGTATGACACTTATAAAGAAAATAAACTTCCAAAAAGTAGAGTGGTTATAGGTAAAGTTAAAAATTATACAAGATTTGGAACTCCTAGAACAGATTCTACAACAAAGGATATCTTAGTATCTGAGTTCTCTAATACTGGAAGATTTACTGTGTTAGAGAGAGAAGATTTAGATACAGTTATGGAAGAACTTGCTTTTTCAGATTCTTTAGGGCAAAAATCTCTTTTAGCTAGACAAAAATTCTTAGATACAGATTATATTGTAGTTGGAAGTGTCACTAAATATGCACTTAATACAACAGGTAATAAATCTATTATCTCTAAGAGCAAGGAGCAAAGGGCTGAAGTTGTAATTGAACTAAAAGTTATAGATGTAACTAATGGAAAGGTTTGGACTGAAACTGGAGAGGGAAGTTCAAGAGTTGAGTTTAGTACGATTTTAGGAACAGGAACTTATGGGTCATACAATAGTTTAGAAGAGGAAGCTTTTAGAGCTGCTGTAATTCAAGGAGTTGAAAAGATAGTTAGAAGAGTTGACTCAACACCTTGGAGTGCTGCTGTTGTTAAAAAATCTGGAGGGAATATTATTATCAACTCTGGAATTAATAGTAATTTAAGAATTGGAACAGAGATGGAAGTATATAAACTAGGAGCACCTATTGAATATAGAGGAGAGATTCTAGGATATGAAGAGAAATTAGTTGGTAGTGCAATAGTTACTGGGTATATAGGAGAAGATGCTTCTACTCTAAGATATGATGGTGAAAATTTTATAACTCCAGCTATTGTAAAGATAAAAAAATAA